The following are encoded in a window of Vespula vulgaris chromosome 8, iyVesVulg1.1, whole genome shotgun sequence genomic DNA:
- the LOC127065872 gene encoding glutamine--fructose-6-phosphate aminotransferase [isomerizing] 2-like isoform X1: MTSGGIFAYLNYLTPKSRKEILELLVGGLKRLEYRGYDSAGVALDTAGGKDISIIKKTGKVKALEEEIFHRTDVDFESKTDSHVGIAHTRWATHGVPSEVNSHPQRSDFEHSFVVVHNGIVTNYKEVKTLLEQRGYVFESETDTEVIAKLIHHLWIIHPGYSFRELVEQVVQQIEGAFALCFKSKHFPGECVATRRGSPLLVGIKTKTRLATDHVPILYGKDDPQLASKEGDTSSQDHRPHGRNAELPVIPRSESTSEFQPLEDKEVEYFFASDASAVIEHTNRVIFLEDDDVAAVKEGALSIHRLRRYLDDPHAREITTLKMEIQQIMKGNYQYFMQKEIFEQPESVVNTMRGRLNFQDNSVTLGGIKDYIPEIKRCRRLMLIGCGTSYHSAIATRQLLEELTELPVMVELASDFLDRNTPVFRDDVCFFISQSGETADTLMALRYCKGRGALIVGITNTVGSSICRESHCGVHINAGPEIGVASTKAYTSQFISLVMFALVMSEDRISLGARRQQIIEGLKNLDKLIREVLKLDDEVKELAKSLFQHKSLLIMGRGYNFATCMEGALKVKELTYMHSEGIMAGELKHGPLALVDDSMPVIMIVMRDPVYVKCMNALQQVTAREGKPIVICEEGDKETKSFAYKALEIPKTVDCLQGILTVIPMQLLSFHIAVLRGCNVDCPRNLAKSVTVE; this comes from the exons ATGACCAGTGGGG GAATATTCGCTTACCTTAATTATCTAACGCCGAAAAGTAGGAAGGAGATTTTGGAGCTTCTCGTTGGTGGCTTGAAAAGATTGGAATACCGTGGATATGACTCTGCAG gCGTTGCCCTTGATACAGCCGGAGGGAAAGATATTTCAATCATCAAAAAAACTGGAAAGGTCAAGGCACTGGAAGAGGAAATCTTTCACC GTACCGATGTTGATTTTGAATCTAAAACCGATAGTCACGTTGGAATTGCCCACACGCGTTGGGCTACTCATGGTGTACCATCCGAAGTGAATTCGCATCCTCAACGATCCGATTTCGAGCATAGCTTCGTCGTTGTTCACAATG GTATCGTGACGAATTACAAAGAAGTAAAGACCTTGTTAGAGCAAAGGGGATACGTTTTCGAGAGCGAGACCGATACCGAAGTGATCGCCAAATTAATTCATCATCTTTGGATCATTCATCCGGGATACTCTTTCCGTGAACTTGTAGAACAAGTTGTACAACAAATA GAAGGAGCATTCGCATTGTGTTTCAAGAGCAAACATTTCCCAGGCGAGTGCGTAGCTACGAGAAGAGGCTCGCCTCTTCTCGTTGGTATCAAAACGAAAACAAGATTGGCTACCGATCACGTGCCCATTTTATATGGCAAAG ATGACCCACAACTCGCGAGCAAAG AAGGTGACACGTCGTCTCAAg ATCATCGTCCTCATGGCCGTAATGCCGAGCTTCCTGTGATACCTCGAAGCGAGAGTACGTCCGAGTTTCAGCCTTTGGAAGACAAGGAggtcgaatatttttttgcatCCGATGCCAGTGCCGTGATCGAGCACACCAATCGCGTCATCTTCCTCGAG GACGACGATGTGGCTGCAGTGAAAGAGGGAGCTCTCAGTATCCATCGACTCCGTCGTTACCTGGATGATCCTCACGCGAGAGAGATCACGACACTTAAAATGGAGATTCAACAGATCATGAAGGGTAACTACCAATATTTCATGCAAAAGGAGATATTCGAACAGCCAGAATCCGTGGTGAACACGATGAGAGGTCGTTTGAATTTCCAAGACAACTCTGTAACGCTAGGTGGCATCAAG gaCTACATTCCCGAGATAAAGAGATGCAGACGATTGATGCTTATCGGTTGTGGCACGAGTTATCATTCAGCCATTGCTACGAGACAACTACTCGAAGAATTAACCGAACTTCCCGTAATGGTCGAATTGGCCTCAGACTTTTTGGACAGAAACACTCCAGTTTTTCGGGACGACGTGTGCTTCTTTATCTCTCAATCGGGAGAAACCGCTGACACTTTGATGGCATTAAGATATTGCAAAGGTCGAGGAGCTTTGATCGTCGGTATCACGAATACCGTTGGCAGTAGTATTTGTCGAGAATCGCATTGCGGTGTACACATTAATGCTGGCCCTGAGATCGGCGTGGCCAGTACAAAAGCATACACTTCTCAGTTTATTTCGTTGGTAATGTTCGCATTGGTCATGAGCGAGGATAGAATTTCTCTCGGTGCGAGACGTCAGCAG ATCATAGAGGGATTGAAGAACTTGGACAAGCTGATTCGGGAGGTTTTGAAATTGGACGACGAGGTGAAGGAGTTGGCAAAGTCCTTGTTCCAACATAAGTCTCTCTTGATCATGGGTAGAGGATACAACTTTGCAACGTGTATGGAAGGTGCCTTG aaAGTGAAGGAATTGACCTACATGCACAGCGAAGGCATCATGGCGGGTGAATTGAAGCACGGACCCTTGGCTCTGGTCGATGACTCGATGCCCGTGATCATGATCGTTATGAGAGATCCTGTATACGTG AAATGCATGAACGCGCTACAACAAGTAACGGCGCGCGAAGGCAAACCCATCGTCATCTGCGAGGAAGGCGACAAGGAAACGAAATCCTTTGCGTATAAGGCACTCGAAATACCAAAAACAGTCGATTGCCTACAGGGTATCCTTACTGTCATTCCTATGCAACTGTTGTCTTTCCACATCGCCGTTCTACGTGGCTGCAACGTCGATTGTCCACGTAATTTGGCAAAATCCGTTACCGTCGAGTAA
- the LOC127065872 gene encoding glutamine--fructose-6-phosphate aminotransferase [isomerizing] 2-like isoform X4 gives MTSGGIFAYLNYLTPKSRKEILELLVGGLKRLEYRGYDSAGVALDTAGGKDISIIKKTGKVKALEEEIFHRTDVDFESKTDSHVGIAHTRWATHGVPSEVNSHPQRSDFEHSFVVVHNGIVTNYKEVKTLLEQRGYVFESETDTEVIAKLIHHLWIIHPGYSFRELVEQVVQQIEGAFALCFKSKHFPGECVATRRGSPLLVGIKTKTRLATDHVPILYGKEGDTSSQDHRPHGRNAELPVIPRSESTSEFQPLEDKEVEYFFASDASAVIEHTNRVIFLEDDDVAAVKEGALSIHRLRRYLDDPHAREITTLKMEIQQIMKGNYQYFMQKEIFEQPESVVNTMRGRLNFQDNSVTLGGIKDYIPEIKRCRRLMLIGCGTSYHSAIATRQLLEELTELPVMVELASDFLDRNTPVFRDDVCFFISQSGETADTLMALRYCKGRGALIVGITNTVGSSICRESHCGVHINAGPEIGVASTKAYTSQFISLVMFALVMSEDRISLGARRQQIIEGLKNLDKLIREVLKLDDEVKELAKSLFQHKSLLIMGRGYNFATCMEGALKVKELTYMHSEGIMAGELKHGPLALVDDSMPVIMIVMRDPVYVKCMNALQQVTAREGKPIVICEEGDKETKSFAYKALEIPKTVDCLQGILTVIPMQLLSFHIAVLRGCNVDCPRNLAKSVTVE, from the exons ATGACCAGTGGGG GAATATTCGCTTACCTTAATTATCTAACGCCGAAAAGTAGGAAGGAGATTTTGGAGCTTCTCGTTGGTGGCTTGAAAAGATTGGAATACCGTGGATATGACTCTGCAG gCGTTGCCCTTGATACAGCCGGAGGGAAAGATATTTCAATCATCAAAAAAACTGGAAAGGTCAAGGCACTGGAAGAGGAAATCTTTCACC GTACCGATGTTGATTTTGAATCTAAAACCGATAGTCACGTTGGAATTGCCCACACGCGTTGGGCTACTCATGGTGTACCATCCGAAGTGAATTCGCATCCTCAACGATCCGATTTCGAGCATAGCTTCGTCGTTGTTCACAATG GTATCGTGACGAATTACAAAGAAGTAAAGACCTTGTTAGAGCAAAGGGGATACGTTTTCGAGAGCGAGACCGATACCGAAGTGATCGCCAAATTAATTCATCATCTTTGGATCATTCATCCGGGATACTCTTTCCGTGAACTTGTAGAACAAGTTGTACAACAAATA GAAGGAGCATTCGCATTGTGTTTCAAGAGCAAACATTTCCCAGGCGAGTGCGTAGCTACGAGAAGAGGCTCGCCTCTTCTCGTTGGTATCAAAACGAAAACAAGATTGGCTACCGATCACGTGCCCATTTTATATGGCAAAG AAGGTGACACGTCGTCTCAAg ATCATCGTCCTCATGGCCGTAATGCCGAGCTTCCTGTGATACCTCGAAGCGAGAGTACGTCCGAGTTTCAGCCTTTGGAAGACAAGGAggtcgaatatttttttgcatCCGATGCCAGTGCCGTGATCGAGCACACCAATCGCGTCATCTTCCTCGAG GACGACGATGTGGCTGCAGTGAAAGAGGGAGCTCTCAGTATCCATCGACTCCGTCGTTACCTGGATGATCCTCACGCGAGAGAGATCACGACACTTAAAATGGAGATTCAACAGATCATGAAGGGTAACTACCAATATTTCATGCAAAAGGAGATATTCGAACAGCCAGAATCCGTGGTGAACACGATGAGAGGTCGTTTGAATTTCCAAGACAACTCTGTAACGCTAGGTGGCATCAAG gaCTACATTCCCGAGATAAAGAGATGCAGACGATTGATGCTTATCGGTTGTGGCACGAGTTATCATTCAGCCATTGCTACGAGACAACTACTCGAAGAATTAACCGAACTTCCCGTAATGGTCGAATTGGCCTCAGACTTTTTGGACAGAAACACTCCAGTTTTTCGGGACGACGTGTGCTTCTTTATCTCTCAATCGGGAGAAACCGCTGACACTTTGATGGCATTAAGATATTGCAAAGGTCGAGGAGCTTTGATCGTCGGTATCACGAATACCGTTGGCAGTAGTATTTGTCGAGAATCGCATTGCGGTGTACACATTAATGCTGGCCCTGAGATCGGCGTGGCCAGTACAAAAGCATACACTTCTCAGTTTATTTCGTTGGTAATGTTCGCATTGGTCATGAGCGAGGATAGAATTTCTCTCGGTGCGAGACGTCAGCAG ATCATAGAGGGATTGAAGAACTTGGACAAGCTGATTCGGGAGGTTTTGAAATTGGACGACGAGGTGAAGGAGTTGGCAAAGTCCTTGTTCCAACATAAGTCTCTCTTGATCATGGGTAGAGGATACAACTTTGCAACGTGTATGGAAGGTGCCTTG aaAGTGAAGGAATTGACCTACATGCACAGCGAAGGCATCATGGCGGGTGAATTGAAGCACGGACCCTTGGCTCTGGTCGATGACTCGATGCCCGTGATCATGATCGTTATGAGAGATCCTGTATACGTG AAATGCATGAACGCGCTACAACAAGTAACGGCGCGCGAAGGCAAACCCATCGTCATCTGCGAGGAAGGCGACAAGGAAACGAAATCCTTTGCGTATAAGGCACTCGAAATACCAAAAACAGTCGATTGCCTACAGGGTATCCTTACTGTCATTCCTATGCAACTGTTGTCTTTCCACATCGCCGTTCTACGTGGCTGCAACGTCGATTGTCCACGTAATTTGGCAAAATCCGTTACCGTCGAGTAA
- the LOC127065872 gene encoding glutamine--fructose-6-phosphate aminotransferase [isomerizing] 2-like isoform X2, translated as MCGIFAYLNYLTPKSRKEILELLVGGLKRLEYRGYDSAGVALDTAGGKDISIIKKTGKVKALEEEIFHRTDVDFESKTDSHVGIAHTRWATHGVPSEVNSHPQRSDFEHSFVVVHNGIVTNYKEVKTLLEQRGYVFESETDTEVIAKLIHHLWIIHPGYSFRELVEQVVQQIEGAFALCFKSKHFPGECVATRRGSPLLVGIKTKTRLATDHVPILYGKDDPQLASKEGDTSSQDHRPHGRNAELPVIPRSESTSEFQPLEDKEVEYFFASDASAVIEHTNRVIFLEDDDVAAVKEGALSIHRLRRYLDDPHAREITTLKMEIQQIMKGNYQYFMQKEIFEQPESVVNTMRGRLNFQDNSVTLGGIKDYIPEIKRCRRLMLIGCGTSYHSAIATRQLLEELTELPVMVELASDFLDRNTPVFRDDVCFFISQSGETADTLMALRYCKGRGALIVGITNTVGSSICRESHCGVHINAGPEIGVASTKAYTSQFISLVMFALVMSEDRISLGARRQQIIEGLKNLDKLIREVLKLDDEVKELAKSLFQHKSLLIMGRGYNFATCMEGALKVKELTYMHSEGIMAGELKHGPLALVDDSMPVIMIVMRDPVYVKCMNALQQVTAREGKPIVICEEGDKETKSFAYKALEIPKTVDCLQGILTVIPMQLLSFHIAVLRGCNVDCPRNLAKSVTVE; from the exons ATGTGCG GAATATTCGCTTACCTTAATTATCTAACGCCGAAAAGTAGGAAGGAGATTTTGGAGCTTCTCGTTGGTGGCTTGAAAAGATTGGAATACCGTGGATATGACTCTGCAG gCGTTGCCCTTGATACAGCCGGAGGGAAAGATATTTCAATCATCAAAAAAACTGGAAAGGTCAAGGCACTGGAAGAGGAAATCTTTCACC GTACCGATGTTGATTTTGAATCTAAAACCGATAGTCACGTTGGAATTGCCCACACGCGTTGGGCTACTCATGGTGTACCATCCGAAGTGAATTCGCATCCTCAACGATCCGATTTCGAGCATAGCTTCGTCGTTGTTCACAATG GTATCGTGACGAATTACAAAGAAGTAAAGACCTTGTTAGAGCAAAGGGGATACGTTTTCGAGAGCGAGACCGATACCGAAGTGATCGCCAAATTAATTCATCATCTTTGGATCATTCATCCGGGATACTCTTTCCGTGAACTTGTAGAACAAGTTGTACAACAAATA GAAGGAGCATTCGCATTGTGTTTCAAGAGCAAACATTTCCCAGGCGAGTGCGTAGCTACGAGAAGAGGCTCGCCTCTTCTCGTTGGTATCAAAACGAAAACAAGATTGGCTACCGATCACGTGCCCATTTTATATGGCAAAG ATGACCCACAACTCGCGAGCAAAG AAGGTGACACGTCGTCTCAAg ATCATCGTCCTCATGGCCGTAATGCCGAGCTTCCTGTGATACCTCGAAGCGAGAGTACGTCCGAGTTTCAGCCTTTGGAAGACAAGGAggtcgaatatttttttgcatCCGATGCCAGTGCCGTGATCGAGCACACCAATCGCGTCATCTTCCTCGAG GACGACGATGTGGCTGCAGTGAAAGAGGGAGCTCTCAGTATCCATCGACTCCGTCGTTACCTGGATGATCCTCACGCGAGAGAGATCACGACACTTAAAATGGAGATTCAACAGATCATGAAGGGTAACTACCAATATTTCATGCAAAAGGAGATATTCGAACAGCCAGAATCCGTGGTGAACACGATGAGAGGTCGTTTGAATTTCCAAGACAACTCTGTAACGCTAGGTGGCATCAAG gaCTACATTCCCGAGATAAAGAGATGCAGACGATTGATGCTTATCGGTTGTGGCACGAGTTATCATTCAGCCATTGCTACGAGACAACTACTCGAAGAATTAACCGAACTTCCCGTAATGGTCGAATTGGCCTCAGACTTTTTGGACAGAAACACTCCAGTTTTTCGGGACGACGTGTGCTTCTTTATCTCTCAATCGGGAGAAACCGCTGACACTTTGATGGCATTAAGATATTGCAAAGGTCGAGGAGCTTTGATCGTCGGTATCACGAATACCGTTGGCAGTAGTATTTGTCGAGAATCGCATTGCGGTGTACACATTAATGCTGGCCCTGAGATCGGCGTGGCCAGTACAAAAGCATACACTTCTCAGTTTATTTCGTTGGTAATGTTCGCATTGGTCATGAGCGAGGATAGAATTTCTCTCGGTGCGAGACGTCAGCAG ATCATAGAGGGATTGAAGAACTTGGACAAGCTGATTCGGGAGGTTTTGAAATTGGACGACGAGGTGAAGGAGTTGGCAAAGTCCTTGTTCCAACATAAGTCTCTCTTGATCATGGGTAGAGGATACAACTTTGCAACGTGTATGGAAGGTGCCTTG aaAGTGAAGGAATTGACCTACATGCACAGCGAAGGCATCATGGCGGGTGAATTGAAGCACGGACCCTTGGCTCTGGTCGATGACTCGATGCCCGTGATCATGATCGTTATGAGAGATCCTGTATACGTG AAATGCATGAACGCGCTACAACAAGTAACGGCGCGCGAAGGCAAACCCATCGTCATCTGCGAGGAAGGCGACAAGGAAACGAAATCCTTTGCGTATAAGGCACTCGAAATACCAAAAACAGTCGATTGCCTACAGGGTATCCTTACTGTCATTCCTATGCAACTGTTGTCTTTCCACATCGCCGTTCTACGTGGCTGCAACGTCGATTGTCCACGTAATTTGGCAAAATCCGTTACCGTCGAGTAA
- the LOC127065872 gene encoding glutamine--fructose-6-phosphate aminotransferase [isomerizing] 2-like isoform X3, translated as MTSGGIFAYLNYLTPKSRKEILELLVGGLKRLEYRGYDSAGVALDTAGGKDISIIKKTGKVKALEEEIFHRTDVDFESKTDSHVGIAHTRWATHGVPSEVNSHPQRSDFEHSFVVVHNGIVTNYKEVKTLLEQRGYVFESETDTEVIAKLIHHLWIIHPGYSFRELVEQVVQQIEGAFALCFKSKHFPGECVATRRGSPLLVGIKTKTRLATDHVPILYGKDDPQLASKDHRPHGRNAELPVIPRSESTSEFQPLEDKEVEYFFASDASAVIEHTNRVIFLEDDDVAAVKEGALSIHRLRRYLDDPHAREITTLKMEIQQIMKGNYQYFMQKEIFEQPESVVNTMRGRLNFQDNSVTLGGIKDYIPEIKRCRRLMLIGCGTSYHSAIATRQLLEELTELPVMVELASDFLDRNTPVFRDDVCFFISQSGETADTLMALRYCKGRGALIVGITNTVGSSICRESHCGVHINAGPEIGVASTKAYTSQFISLVMFALVMSEDRISLGARRQQIIEGLKNLDKLIREVLKLDDEVKELAKSLFQHKSLLIMGRGYNFATCMEGALKVKELTYMHSEGIMAGELKHGPLALVDDSMPVIMIVMRDPVYVKCMNALQQVTAREGKPIVICEEGDKETKSFAYKALEIPKTVDCLQGILTVIPMQLLSFHIAVLRGCNVDCPRNLAKSVTVE; from the exons ATGACCAGTGGGG GAATATTCGCTTACCTTAATTATCTAACGCCGAAAAGTAGGAAGGAGATTTTGGAGCTTCTCGTTGGTGGCTTGAAAAGATTGGAATACCGTGGATATGACTCTGCAG gCGTTGCCCTTGATACAGCCGGAGGGAAAGATATTTCAATCATCAAAAAAACTGGAAAGGTCAAGGCACTGGAAGAGGAAATCTTTCACC GTACCGATGTTGATTTTGAATCTAAAACCGATAGTCACGTTGGAATTGCCCACACGCGTTGGGCTACTCATGGTGTACCATCCGAAGTGAATTCGCATCCTCAACGATCCGATTTCGAGCATAGCTTCGTCGTTGTTCACAATG GTATCGTGACGAATTACAAAGAAGTAAAGACCTTGTTAGAGCAAAGGGGATACGTTTTCGAGAGCGAGACCGATACCGAAGTGATCGCCAAATTAATTCATCATCTTTGGATCATTCATCCGGGATACTCTTTCCGTGAACTTGTAGAACAAGTTGTACAACAAATA GAAGGAGCATTCGCATTGTGTTTCAAGAGCAAACATTTCCCAGGCGAGTGCGTAGCTACGAGAAGAGGCTCGCCTCTTCTCGTTGGTATCAAAACGAAAACAAGATTGGCTACCGATCACGTGCCCATTTTATATGGCAAAG ATGACCCACAACTCGCGAGCAAAG ATCATCGTCCTCATGGCCGTAATGCCGAGCTTCCTGTGATACCTCGAAGCGAGAGTACGTCCGAGTTTCAGCCTTTGGAAGACAAGGAggtcgaatatttttttgcatCCGATGCCAGTGCCGTGATCGAGCACACCAATCGCGTCATCTTCCTCGAG GACGACGATGTGGCTGCAGTGAAAGAGGGAGCTCTCAGTATCCATCGACTCCGTCGTTACCTGGATGATCCTCACGCGAGAGAGATCACGACACTTAAAATGGAGATTCAACAGATCATGAAGGGTAACTACCAATATTTCATGCAAAAGGAGATATTCGAACAGCCAGAATCCGTGGTGAACACGATGAGAGGTCGTTTGAATTTCCAAGACAACTCTGTAACGCTAGGTGGCATCAAG gaCTACATTCCCGAGATAAAGAGATGCAGACGATTGATGCTTATCGGTTGTGGCACGAGTTATCATTCAGCCATTGCTACGAGACAACTACTCGAAGAATTAACCGAACTTCCCGTAATGGTCGAATTGGCCTCAGACTTTTTGGACAGAAACACTCCAGTTTTTCGGGACGACGTGTGCTTCTTTATCTCTCAATCGGGAGAAACCGCTGACACTTTGATGGCATTAAGATATTGCAAAGGTCGAGGAGCTTTGATCGTCGGTATCACGAATACCGTTGGCAGTAGTATTTGTCGAGAATCGCATTGCGGTGTACACATTAATGCTGGCCCTGAGATCGGCGTGGCCAGTACAAAAGCATACACTTCTCAGTTTATTTCGTTGGTAATGTTCGCATTGGTCATGAGCGAGGATAGAATTTCTCTCGGTGCGAGACGTCAGCAG ATCATAGAGGGATTGAAGAACTTGGACAAGCTGATTCGGGAGGTTTTGAAATTGGACGACGAGGTGAAGGAGTTGGCAAAGTCCTTGTTCCAACATAAGTCTCTCTTGATCATGGGTAGAGGATACAACTTTGCAACGTGTATGGAAGGTGCCTTG aaAGTGAAGGAATTGACCTACATGCACAGCGAAGGCATCATGGCGGGTGAATTGAAGCACGGACCCTTGGCTCTGGTCGATGACTCGATGCCCGTGATCATGATCGTTATGAGAGATCCTGTATACGTG AAATGCATGAACGCGCTACAACAAGTAACGGCGCGCGAAGGCAAACCCATCGTCATCTGCGAGGAAGGCGACAAGGAAACGAAATCCTTTGCGTATAAGGCACTCGAAATACCAAAAACAGTCGATTGCCTACAGGGTATCCTTACTGTCATTCCTATGCAACTGTTGTCTTTCCACATCGCCGTTCTACGTGGCTGCAACGTCGATTGTCCACGTAATTTGGCAAAATCCGTTACCGTCGAGTAA
- the LOC127065872 gene encoding glutamine--fructose-6-phosphate aminotransferase [isomerizing] 2-like isoform X5, which translates to MTSGGIFAYLNYLTPKSRKEILELLVGGLKRLEYRGYDSAGVALDTAGGKDISIIKKTGKVKALEEEIFHRTDVDFESKTDSHVGIAHTRWATHGVPSEVNSHPQRSDFEHSFVVVHNGIVTNYKEVKTLLEQRGYVFESETDTEVIAKLIHHLWIIHPGYSFRELVEQVVQQIEGAFALCFKSKHFPGECVATRRGSPLLVGIKTKTRLATDHVPILYGKDHRPHGRNAELPVIPRSESTSEFQPLEDKEVEYFFASDASAVIEHTNRVIFLEDDDVAAVKEGALSIHRLRRYLDDPHAREITTLKMEIQQIMKGNYQYFMQKEIFEQPESVVNTMRGRLNFQDNSVTLGGIKDYIPEIKRCRRLMLIGCGTSYHSAIATRQLLEELTELPVMVELASDFLDRNTPVFRDDVCFFISQSGETADTLMALRYCKGRGALIVGITNTVGSSICRESHCGVHINAGPEIGVASTKAYTSQFISLVMFALVMSEDRISLGARRQQIIEGLKNLDKLIREVLKLDDEVKELAKSLFQHKSLLIMGRGYNFATCMEGALKVKELTYMHSEGIMAGELKHGPLALVDDSMPVIMIVMRDPVYVKCMNALQQVTAREGKPIVICEEGDKETKSFAYKALEIPKTVDCLQGILTVIPMQLLSFHIAVLRGCNVDCPRNLAKSVTVE; encoded by the exons ATGACCAGTGGGG GAATATTCGCTTACCTTAATTATCTAACGCCGAAAAGTAGGAAGGAGATTTTGGAGCTTCTCGTTGGTGGCTTGAAAAGATTGGAATACCGTGGATATGACTCTGCAG gCGTTGCCCTTGATACAGCCGGAGGGAAAGATATTTCAATCATCAAAAAAACTGGAAAGGTCAAGGCACTGGAAGAGGAAATCTTTCACC GTACCGATGTTGATTTTGAATCTAAAACCGATAGTCACGTTGGAATTGCCCACACGCGTTGGGCTACTCATGGTGTACCATCCGAAGTGAATTCGCATCCTCAACGATCCGATTTCGAGCATAGCTTCGTCGTTGTTCACAATG GTATCGTGACGAATTACAAAGAAGTAAAGACCTTGTTAGAGCAAAGGGGATACGTTTTCGAGAGCGAGACCGATACCGAAGTGATCGCCAAATTAATTCATCATCTTTGGATCATTCATCCGGGATACTCTTTCCGTGAACTTGTAGAACAAGTTGTACAACAAATA GAAGGAGCATTCGCATTGTGTTTCAAGAGCAAACATTTCCCAGGCGAGTGCGTAGCTACGAGAAGAGGCTCGCCTCTTCTCGTTGGTATCAAAACGAAAACAAGATTGGCTACCGATCACGTGCCCATTTTATATGGCAAAG ATCATCGTCCTCATGGCCGTAATGCCGAGCTTCCTGTGATACCTCGAAGCGAGAGTACGTCCGAGTTTCAGCCTTTGGAAGACAAGGAggtcgaatatttttttgcatCCGATGCCAGTGCCGTGATCGAGCACACCAATCGCGTCATCTTCCTCGAG GACGACGATGTGGCTGCAGTGAAAGAGGGAGCTCTCAGTATCCATCGACTCCGTCGTTACCTGGATGATCCTCACGCGAGAGAGATCACGACACTTAAAATGGAGATTCAACAGATCATGAAGGGTAACTACCAATATTTCATGCAAAAGGAGATATTCGAACAGCCAGAATCCGTGGTGAACACGATGAGAGGTCGTTTGAATTTCCAAGACAACTCTGTAACGCTAGGTGGCATCAAG gaCTACATTCCCGAGATAAAGAGATGCAGACGATTGATGCTTATCGGTTGTGGCACGAGTTATCATTCAGCCATTGCTACGAGACAACTACTCGAAGAATTAACCGAACTTCCCGTAATGGTCGAATTGGCCTCAGACTTTTTGGACAGAAACACTCCAGTTTTTCGGGACGACGTGTGCTTCTTTATCTCTCAATCGGGAGAAACCGCTGACACTTTGATGGCATTAAGATATTGCAAAGGTCGAGGAGCTTTGATCGTCGGTATCACGAATACCGTTGGCAGTAGTATTTGTCGAGAATCGCATTGCGGTGTACACATTAATGCTGGCCCTGAGATCGGCGTGGCCAGTACAAAAGCATACACTTCTCAGTTTATTTCGTTGGTAATGTTCGCATTGGTCATGAGCGAGGATAGAATTTCTCTCGGTGCGAGACGTCAGCAG ATCATAGAGGGATTGAAGAACTTGGACAAGCTGATTCGGGAGGTTTTGAAATTGGACGACGAGGTGAAGGAGTTGGCAAAGTCCTTGTTCCAACATAAGTCTCTCTTGATCATGGGTAGAGGATACAACTTTGCAACGTGTATGGAAGGTGCCTTG aaAGTGAAGGAATTGACCTACATGCACAGCGAAGGCATCATGGCGGGTGAATTGAAGCACGGACCCTTGGCTCTGGTCGATGACTCGATGCCCGTGATCATGATCGTTATGAGAGATCCTGTATACGTG AAATGCATGAACGCGCTACAACAAGTAACGGCGCGCGAAGGCAAACCCATCGTCATCTGCGAGGAAGGCGACAAGGAAACGAAATCCTTTGCGTATAAGGCACTCGAAATACCAAAAACAGTCGATTGCCTACAGGGTATCCTTACTGTCATTCCTATGCAACTGTTGTCTTTCCACATCGCCGTTCTACGTGGCTGCAACGTCGATTGTCCACGTAATTTGGCAAAATCCGTTACCGTCGAGTAA